From the genome of Vagococcus entomophilus:
GCAATGCTTTTTATATGGAAGATGGAAAATTTAATAAAACTGCATTATTTTGGTTAGTTGATTTTTCAGCGGAAGGAATAACAGGAGTTGTCGAGATTGAGGACGCTTCTGAAAAAGTTATTATGTTGAGTGAGTATGAAACCATTCAGCATTCTAGCTTGACAGCACAACAAGTTGCTGAAAACTTTGGGAACTACTTGGGTTTTAAGCTTAAAAATCAGCAAACTACTGAGCAGAAGTGGGAGGAAACTGATTTACAAAATATTTATTTTTATAAAGAAAAAAAGCATGCTGTCATCTATAAAATTATTAAGGATACGAACTATACCTCCATAGCAGCTCAACTAGAAAATGACGAATAGAACGTATTTGAAATTAACAATTTCGCAATATCGTGCTAACATCTATAAAACAGTGTATGGTTAGACTAAGAACAATTAGTACAAACAGTTTGTAGCAATGTGCAACGAGGAGGAGGCAGAATTGTTAGATTTCCGAAATCAAATGGTAAGATTAAAATGGTCATCTGTCGGAAGTTACGCTATGGCAGCGGTAAAAATGGGTGTGGCATTCTTTTCTTTTTCCATCTTTCTAGGGATTAATGCATTGTATACAGTCGTTGTAGGAATAGGAAAGCATCAGAGCGTTATTGGGATGATGGATAAAAAAAAACATGGGGCACAGTATTATTATAAAAGGATTGGTGGACTGATATTTTTAGCGAGTCTTCTATACCTCGCATACACGTTTAAATTGTTTTTTCTCAACCAAACCGTACGTTACACTAATATCAGTGCCATCACTATCGCCACGATTACATTTGGGGAAATTGGCGTAAGCATTTACGGTATTATTAAAGCACGAAAAAAGAATGATTTACTAATGAAGGCTGTTAAGTTATTGAATTTGTCCTCTGCACTTGTAGGACTTGTTTTAACACAAGCTGCTATTCTCTCTTTTGCAGAAACGAAGCCTTACAATGGATATAACGCTATATCTGGCTTTTTATTTGGAGGAATAACGCTAGGAATTGGACTGTGGATGATGTGCGAAAAACGTAAAGAAGAACCAGAACACAAGCCAGAACCGAAACCTCTAACGAGCCAACAACAGCACAAAAGTCAATAGCACTAGACTGGCAGGAGTCTGGTTTTGGTAATAAAAAATAAACTTTGAAGAAAGTCGTGAATCGCCACGGCTTTTTTTATTTCTCATCATTGTTATGTAAAATGAAGTACAAAAAAAATTGATGAAAATGATAGTTAACATTATAATTTAACTATTTTGTTATGATAAGGAGGTAAGCTATCTGGGAAAAAGAAAAAAGCTGAGTCTATTTCAACTTGTCTTAAGAGGCCAGGTAGAATAATTGAAAGTATACCAAGTAGTAATGCTCCTTTTTATTATGATGAACGTAAGCCTTCTTTATGAATCTAGAAGGTTGAAGAGATACTATGAATTGAGCAATAAAAAAGACAAAATTTCAATAACACGAAATTTTGTCTTTAATTTTAGCGGATGCCATCTAAGTAAAAAATTTGTTTAATAGTTAGAAATGAACAATTCCAGCAACCGCATCATCCATAGAAACATCTCGTTCGTGGAATGAAGTTCCTGACCAGTTTCCTTCATAAATATGGAAAGTTCCATTTGAATTAACAGCAGTTATGTAAGCGACATGACCATATGGAGGAGTATAGTAAGGAGGAACTCCTTTGAACGAAACGACAGCTCCAGCTACCGGAGTCATATCCACTTTGATCCCCCGTGCCTTAGCATTTGCAGCCCAATCTGAACCGTTTCCTAAATAGTTGAATTGGTCAATGCTAATGCCTTTGTAAGCTAAAATTCCAGCAACAAAACTTGTACATTGCTGTGCTGGATAGCTCCAACCACCAGTATTAAAGCCATTAATACCTGCTTCTTTGATTTTTGCTAAGTCTGGATCTGGGTCTGGTGTTGGAGTATCAGAAATCACCAATCTATTACCCAAAGCTTTTCGACTAAGCCAAACTGGTTCCCCACCAATGGTTAAGCAAACGTTAGTATCATCAAGATAAGTAACTGCAAATTCGCTTTTCCCAAAAATAAAATAAGAACCTTTATGTAATGTTTGATCAGCTAACGGTTTGCCCGTTTTGTCAGTTGTTGTTAACGGACCCACTGGGATATAATTATTATAGTCGATTGGTGCAATTGCAATGCTGTTATCCACCACATACCAATTTCCATTCGATTGTTGCTCTAAACTACTCACATTATAAACCCCATTGATATGAGCGGTTTGTTTGCTTGAAATGAAACTCATTTTTTTATTTGAGAGGGGATCAATAGACTGGGCAAAAGCTTGATTTGTGTGAATAAATGCTAGTGGAATGAACAATGTGACGATAAAAGCGGTAAATAGTAATAATTTCCTCTTTAACATAGTGAACACCTCTTCGATTTTTATTATTGTGAACAACCCTAATTATACTTGAAAGCGTATACAAAACAAGCGTTTTATTTAATTCCACATGAATTTCTCTTTTATTTTTAATGTTAAATGTTTGATTAGATTCTGTGCTACTAATCCTTTTATGCATTTTGCAAAGTTGTACGATTTAACAGCAATCAGTACGCAATTTTTCTCCTTAGATTCAAAAGATAGTCTTTATCCAAAAAAAAGTGTCAGAGCGATTCATAGTGGATGAAATCTTCTTAAAAGCTCAAAAAAGAGAAAGTTAGTTGGACAAACCAGCTAGCTCTATCTCAAAGTCATATAGAGTATTAAATAAATTAAAACAGCAACATTTCACTTTAAGCGAGAATGACTTATTCTTAAGAGGAAAGTTTGCTGTTTTTTTGCTTGTCCAACTTTATTTTTCGACTTATAAGCATAATAGTGACTATTAATCAAATGGCAACATTTTAACAGTAGTTCAGTAACAGATATTGGATAAGATAAGGTCCTAAAGACAACGAAATGGAGTGGAGAAAATGGCCAATTTAAATAAAGTAACAAATGAAAAAATAAAAAGCGAAAAGATAAGAACCGGACAATCGTTTCTTTACCGAAAAGATGGGTTTGAAAGTATGGTGTTTGAGATTAATTTGAAGCAAAAAATTAGTGGCGTATTACTTCAGCAAGCTTTTGCCCAAGTGATAGCGTGGTATCCGTATTTGACCCAAAAATTTGTCGAAAGGCAAGGAGACTTTTATTTGGTGGAAAATACCGTTCCGTTTTGGATTCGAAATAGTGCAGCTTGCTTACCGCTTGGTGGATCCGCTACAGGGGGACATTTATTAGATGTACACTACCAAGAGCAGACGATTTATGTCGACTTTCATCATGGCTTGTGTGATGGACGGGGAATTCTTCCGTTTATTAGGGGACTAACCCGCTATTACATCGGTCTTTGTACGCAAGATGTCGAGCAAATTTTAAGGGAAAGATCGAACGACCAAAAAGCAGAATTTGAAACATTAGAGCCAGGAAATATCGAACTTTTGGCAACAACGAACAATCAATTACCTACGATTACAAAAAAAGGCTATTCATTGCCAGAAGCACGTGCTCAAAAAGAGCGTGTTAAGGAGAGTTGCTTGACGAAAGTAAGGATTAATGCCGATTCCCTATTGTCATTTGGAAAACAGATTGGGGCAACACCTGCGATTAGTATGAGTTATCTGTTTTCAAAAGCAATTTGGGCACAAAAGTTAGTCGATGAGGAAGATTTGGCGGTAGTTTGTAACTTGGTTTCAGACTTAAGAGGGGCCTCTCCGGTACTTGAACGAACGCACCGCAACTGTGTCAGCAGCTTACAGTTGCCCTATAATGGAAAAAATTGTGCGCCTAAGCAGTATGCACAAAAAAGCAGAGAAAAATTACAGGCATTTAAACAGCCAGAAAACTTGCGGAATGAATTAAAAAAAGTTCGTTCTTTGAGTGATCAATTAGATAAATTGCCAAGCTTCAAGCAAAAGCAAGAAGCACTATCTTTTTTTGATACCTTACTTACAGATACCTTTATCTTAAGTTATGTTGGACGGATGGAACTGAAAGAGGCAGAACCATATATTGAGAGTATTCATACGTATAGCAGTGGAACTAGAGGCGTCTCCATCGAGATGCTTGCCGTAGAAAAGGAATTTTATTTAGACATTATGCAAAGTTTTGAGCAGCAAGAGTACATACAGGCTTTTTTTGATCAGTTAGAAAAGTACGCCATTGAATATACA
Proteins encoded in this window:
- a CDS encoding CHAP domain-containing protein gives rise to the protein MLKRKLLLFTAFIVTLFIPLAFIHTNQAFAQSIDPLSNKKMSFISSKQTAHINGVYNVSSLEQQSNGNWYVVDNSIAIAPIDYNNYIPVGPLTTTDKTGKPLADQTLHKGSYFIFGKSEFAVTYLDDTNVCLTIGGEPVWLSRKALGNRLVISDTPTPDPDPDLAKIKEAGINGFNTGGWSYPAQQCTSFVAGILAYKGISIDQFNYLGNGSDWAANAKARGIKVDMTPVAGAVVSFKGVPPYYTPPYGHVAYITAVNSNGTFHIYEGNWSGTSFHERDVSMDDAVAGIVHF